A genomic region of Lasioglossum baleicum chromosome 16, iyLasBale1, whole genome shotgun sequence contains the following coding sequences:
- the Dpm1 gene encoding dolichyl-phosphate mannosyltransferase subunit 1, producing MPEPRGFDVRHLIRKEPSRAIRAPKTVKMVEKEQTKKEIKELTKNDKYSILLPTYNEIENLPIIIWLIIKYMDESELDYEIIVIDDGSPDGTLDMAKQLQNVYGEDKIVLRPREKKLGLGTAYMHGIKHATGNFIVIMDADLSHHPKFIPKMIEQQRYLDLDVVSGTRYAHGGGVYGWDFKRKVISRGANFLTQILLRPGASDLTGSFRLYKKEVLEKLIQSCVSKGYVFQMEMIVRARQYNYTIGEVPISFVDRVYGESKLGGSEIFQFVKGLLYLFATT from the exons ATGCCAGAACCGCGTGGATTTGACGTGCGACACTTGATAAGGAAGGAGCCATCCAGAGCCATCCGTGCGCCGAAAACTGTCAAGATGGTAGAAAAAGAACAGACAAAAAAAGAGATAAAGGAGTTAACGAAAAATGACAAATACTCGATTTTACTCCCGACGTACAACGAGATTGAAAATTTACCTATAATCATTTGGCTTATCATCAAATACATGGATGAGAG CGAACTTGATTATGAGATAATCGTAATCGACGATGGTTCTCCTGATGGAACGTTGGACATGGCTAAACAGCTACAAAATGTATACGGCGAAGATAAAATAGTACTGAGACCAAGGGAGAAAAAGCTTGGACTGGGAACAGCTTATATGCATGGAATTAAACATGCTACAGGAAATTTCATTGTCATCATGGATGCCGATCTGTCTCATCAT CCGAAATTCATTCCTAAAATGATAGAGCAGCAGAGGTATCTTGACCTGGATGTGGTTAGCGGCACAAGGTATGCTCACGGTGGAGGCGTTTATGGGTGGGACTTCAAAAGAAAGGTGATAAGTAGAGGGGCAAATTTCTTAACACAAATCCTTCTGAGACCGGGTGCCAGTGACCTCACGGGAAGCTTTAG GCTGTATAAGAAAGAAGTGTTAGAGAAATTAATCCAATCCTGCGTGTCGAAGGGATACGTATTCCAGATGGAAATGATAGTCAGGGCTAGGCAATATAATTACACCATAGGAGAAGTACCAATCTCGTTCGTAGATCGTGTTTATGGTGAATCGAAGCTGGGTGGATCAGAAATCTTCCAATTTGTGAAAGGTCTTCTGTACCTTTTTGCTACTACATAG
- the LOC143217159 gene encoding centrosomal protein of 104 kDa isoform X3, whose product MYKSRELKSVALPETEAVSLKLRLHKPHSNAHNIYQQVGLIAINILGEPYGQELTGQGDAPYNPHYTSPYDDLAFEMYVDREVAKIIRQMEAKKLQAVEEERFEYASKLKVAMENLRKAGERLGKYELEKKYAIALEDYDKAKAKKAQAQQYRQQVYQSLEVQDLLEVHGPLEKNNQSSIEGKEPVSVDTTNTTTAPEDITSPPRLVIPPNRDGAISPTGPAHQPPVSPLHQKPNSPEVTDSPTNGVVERQNNCNKGSLRRKTKSAGPALRSSYEAYEERTIPALRHSHTNEFTRECHMENTETKVISKLNDREKKQAALPIAVFGMEMVEKFYSKQFTDKEEGLMQLKEELKTFDSEVSKHSANKTARATILLLHRALRDKVYSVYSLAAQLIRIFFSEFATDRVSSNEIARSVERLLPELLTKSGDTTPRIHNMAVHTILSMADCKCVRELHLIPVHLTRPVSSSTHQRLALSRLEMVEQLILNHGISTDKQRYCNCCSGLTCRTLSELGSSGLHHPAEAVRKVSERILVLVYKVNPRLVRKQLPPDDDITRRNLLYRQLFHEFDLIDLQRKKEAEACHKTTTPTRTKTTENNVANLTKSPSRTSPVVSTGSSTSITSPSENSTDHKGDKMCIFCLSKGQGYSEEGLNIHYWRSCPMLTKCESCKQVVEISYLNLHLLNECDMRSNYVKCETCKLAIHENSFDEHRKSNKCTKPIEGYDRCPLCSILVNQNKWREHLMGDHPCTNNPRNRLLKSCSKSPSNSQNLGGKMTSPTSRDY is encoded by the exons ATGTACAAAAGCAGGGAACTGAAGAGCGTCGCGCTTCCGGAAACGGAAGCAGTCTCCTTGAAGTTGAGACTACACAAACCGCACAGCAACGCGCACAATATTTATCAGCAG GTCGGTCTTATCGCTATCAACATCCTCGGCGAACCTTACGGCCAGGAGTTAACGGGTCAAGGGGACGCGCCGTACAATCCTCATTACACATCTCCCTATGACGATCTAGCCTTCGAAATGTACGTTGATCGCGAGGTAGCGAAAATCATCCGGCAGATGGAGGCGAAGAAACTACAGGCGGTCGAAG AGGAAAGGTTCGAGTACGCTTCGAAGCTGAAGGTAGCCATGGAAAATCTGAGGAAAGCCGGAGAACGCCTTGGGAAATACGAATTGGAGAAAAAGTATGCGATCGCGTTAGAGGATTACGATAAGGCCAAAGCGAAGAAAGCACAAGCGCAACAATATAGACAACAAGTATACCAAAGTTTGGAGGTGCAAGACTTGCTAGAAGTTCATGGC CCCCTGGAGAAAAACAACCAATCTTCGATAGAGGGTAAAGAGCCGGTTTCGGTGGATACTACAAACACTACTACAGCCCCCGAGGACATTACGTCTCCGCCGAGATTAGTAATACCACCCAATCGCGATGGAGCTATATCACCAACTGGTCCCGCTCATCAACCACCTGTTTCACCTCTGCATCAAAAGCCGAACAGCCCTG AAGTTACCGACAGTCCAACGAATGGAGTCGTCGAAAGACAGAACAATTGCAACAAGGGATCTCTCAGACGGAAAACAAAGTCGGCAGGACCGGCGCTTCGATCTAGTTATGAAGCTTACGAGGAGAGGACGATTCCTGCTTTGAGACA CTCGCACACGAACGAGTTCACAAGGGAATGCCACATGGAGAACACGGAGACCAAGGTGATCTCGAAGCTGAACGACAGGGAAAAGAAGCAGGCCGCGTTACCCATAGCTGTCTTCGGAATGGAAATG GTGGAGAAATTTTACTCGAAACAATTCACGGACAAGGAAGAAGGTTTGATGCAGCTGAAGGAGGAGCTGAAGACTTTCGATTCGGAAGTGTCGAAGCATTCTGCGAACAAAACGGCCAGAGCTACAATTTTGTTGCTGCACAGAGCTCTCAGGGACAAGGTCTACAGCGTGTACAGTCTGGCAGCGCAATTAATTAGGATTTTCTTTTCGGAGTTCGCGACAGACAG GGTATCGTCGAACGAAATCGCAAGAAGCGTGGAACGTCTTCTTCCGGAATTGTTAACTAAATCAGGCGACACTACTCCGAGAATCCACAACATGGCTGTGCACACGATACTGAGCATGGCCGACTGCAAGTGCGTTAGGGAATTGCATTTAATACCGGTGCATTTAACGAGGCCGGTCAGCAGTAGTACACACCAACGGCTAGCTCTCAGTAGGCTGGAGATGGTGGAGCAACTGATTCTCAACCATGGGATATCTACCGACAAACAAAG ATATTGTAATTGTTGCAGTGGACTCACGTGTCGAACCTTGTCGGAACTGGGTTCCTCGGGACTGCACCACCCGGCAGAAGCGGTCAGGAAAGTTTCGGAGAGGATCCTGGTGCTGGTATACAAAGTCAATCCTAGACTGGTCCGCAAGCAATTGCCTCCGGACGATGACATCACAAGAAGAAACTTGCTGTACCGTCAACTTTTCCACGAGTTCGATCTCATCGATCTTCAG AGGAAAAAGGAAGCGGAAGCGTGCCACAAAACAACGACACCGACGCGAACGAAGACAACGGAGAACAATGTAGCGAACTTGACGAAATCGCCCTCGAGAACGAGTCCTGTCGTCAGTACCGGAAGCTCAACGAGTATAACATCTCCGTCCGAAAATAGTACAGATCATAAGGGAGACAA GATGTGCATATTTTGCCTTTCGAAGGGGCAGGGGTATTCGGAGGAAGGGCTGAATATTCATTATTGGAGAAGCTGTCCCATGCTGACGAAATGCGAATCGTGCAAGCAAGTGGTAGAAATTTCGTACTTGAATCTTCACTTGTTGA ACGAATGTGATATGCGAAGCAATTATGTGAAGTGCGAAACGTGCAAGCTAGCAATTCACGAGAACTCTTTCGACGAGCATAGGAAAAGTAATAAGTGTACAA AACCCATCGAGGGCTACGACCGTTGTCCACTCTGCTCGATTCTcgtgaatcaaaataaatggaGAGAGCATCTCATGGGTGATCATCCTTGTACAAATAACCCACGGAACAGATTATTAAAAAGCT GTTCGAAGTCTCCATCCAATTCTCAAAATCTTGGCGGGAAGATGACATCACcaaccagtagagattactaa
- the LOC143217159 gene encoding centrosomal protein of 104 kDa isoform X1 gives MPRKIGFHVVYATSEEDRHSSLELNVHGPTVRGWQSSRRCAYPQELILRLHGPTKLTRIQVLAHQYLIPEKLEIWTSVEENASVTTEFSYLGYITLSDNASTMYKSRELKSVALPETEAVSLKLRLHKPHSNAHNIYQQVGLIAINILGEPYGQELTGQGDAPYNPHYTSPYDDLAFEMYVDREVAKIIRQMEAKKLQAVEEERFEYASKLKVAMENLRKAGERLGKYELEKKYAIALEDYDKAKAKKAQAQQYRQQVYQSLEVQDLLEVHGPLEKNNQSSIEGKEPVSVDTTNTTTAPEDITSPPRLVIPPNRDGAISPTGPAHQPPVSPLHQKPNSPEVTDSPTNGVVERQNNCNKGSLRRKTKSAGPALRSSYEAYEERTIPALRHSHTNEFTRECHMENTETKVISKLNDREKKQAALPIAVFGMEMVEKFYSKQFTDKEEGLMQLKEELKTFDSEVSKHSANKTARATILLLHRALRDKVYSVYSLAAQLIRIFFSEFATDRVSSNEIARSVERLLPELLTKSGDTTPRIHNMAVHTILSMADCKCVRELHLIPVHLTRPVSSSTHQRLALSRLEMVEQLILNHGISTDKQRYCNCCSGLTCRTLSELGSSGLHHPAEAVRKVSERILVLVYKVNPRLVRKQLPPDDDITRRNLLYRQLFHEFDLIDLQRKKEAEACHKTTTPTRTKTTENNVANLTKSPSRTSPVVSTGSSTSITSPSENSTDHKGDKMCIFCLSKGQGYSEEGLNIHYWRSCPMLTKCESCKQVVEISYLNLHLLNECDMRSNYVKCETCKLAIHENSFDEHRKSNKCTKPIEGYDRCPLCSILVNQNKWREHLMGDHPCTNNPRNRLLKSCSKSPSNSQNLGGKMTSPTSRDY, from the exons ATGCCGAGAAAAATCGGATTCCACGTCGTGTACGCCACCA GCGAAGAGGACAGACACTCCTCGCTGGAACTGAACGTTCATGGACCGACGGTAAGGGGCTGGCAGAGTTCAAGAAGATGTGCATACCCTCAAGAACTCATTCTGCGACTACATGGACCGACGAAGTTGACTAGGATACAAGTGTTAGCTCACCAATATCTTATCC CGGAGAAGCTGGAAATATGGACATCAGTGGAGGAGAACGCGTCGGTTACGACGGAGTTCAGTTATTTGGGTTACATCACGTTGTCCGATAACGCTTCAACCATGTACAAAAGCAGGGAACTGAAGAGCGTCGCGCTTCCGGAAACGGAAGCAGTCTCCTTGAAGTTGAGACTACACAAACCGCACAGCAACGCGCACAATATTTATCAGCAG GTCGGTCTTATCGCTATCAACATCCTCGGCGAACCTTACGGCCAGGAGTTAACGGGTCAAGGGGACGCGCCGTACAATCCTCATTACACATCTCCCTATGACGATCTAGCCTTCGAAATGTACGTTGATCGCGAGGTAGCGAAAATCATCCGGCAGATGGAGGCGAAGAAACTACAGGCGGTCGAAG AGGAAAGGTTCGAGTACGCTTCGAAGCTGAAGGTAGCCATGGAAAATCTGAGGAAAGCCGGAGAACGCCTTGGGAAATACGAATTGGAGAAAAAGTATGCGATCGCGTTAGAGGATTACGATAAGGCCAAAGCGAAGAAAGCACAAGCGCAACAATATAGACAACAAGTATACCAAAGTTTGGAGGTGCAAGACTTGCTAGAAGTTCATGGC CCCCTGGAGAAAAACAACCAATCTTCGATAGAGGGTAAAGAGCCGGTTTCGGTGGATACTACAAACACTACTACAGCCCCCGAGGACATTACGTCTCCGCCGAGATTAGTAATACCACCCAATCGCGATGGAGCTATATCACCAACTGGTCCCGCTCATCAACCACCTGTTTCACCTCTGCATCAAAAGCCGAACAGCCCTG AAGTTACCGACAGTCCAACGAATGGAGTCGTCGAAAGACAGAACAATTGCAACAAGGGATCTCTCAGACGGAAAACAAAGTCGGCAGGACCGGCGCTTCGATCTAGTTATGAAGCTTACGAGGAGAGGACGATTCCTGCTTTGAGACA CTCGCACACGAACGAGTTCACAAGGGAATGCCACATGGAGAACACGGAGACCAAGGTGATCTCGAAGCTGAACGACAGGGAAAAGAAGCAGGCCGCGTTACCCATAGCTGTCTTCGGAATGGAAATG GTGGAGAAATTTTACTCGAAACAATTCACGGACAAGGAAGAAGGTTTGATGCAGCTGAAGGAGGAGCTGAAGACTTTCGATTCGGAAGTGTCGAAGCATTCTGCGAACAAAACGGCCAGAGCTACAATTTTGTTGCTGCACAGAGCTCTCAGGGACAAGGTCTACAGCGTGTACAGTCTGGCAGCGCAATTAATTAGGATTTTCTTTTCGGAGTTCGCGACAGACAG GGTATCGTCGAACGAAATCGCAAGAAGCGTGGAACGTCTTCTTCCGGAATTGTTAACTAAATCAGGCGACACTACTCCGAGAATCCACAACATGGCTGTGCACACGATACTGAGCATGGCCGACTGCAAGTGCGTTAGGGAATTGCATTTAATACCGGTGCATTTAACGAGGCCGGTCAGCAGTAGTACACACCAACGGCTAGCTCTCAGTAGGCTGGAGATGGTGGAGCAACTGATTCTCAACCATGGGATATCTACCGACAAACAAAG ATATTGTAATTGTTGCAGTGGACTCACGTGTCGAACCTTGTCGGAACTGGGTTCCTCGGGACTGCACCACCCGGCAGAAGCGGTCAGGAAAGTTTCGGAGAGGATCCTGGTGCTGGTATACAAAGTCAATCCTAGACTGGTCCGCAAGCAATTGCCTCCGGACGATGACATCACAAGAAGAAACTTGCTGTACCGTCAACTTTTCCACGAGTTCGATCTCATCGATCTTCAG AGGAAAAAGGAAGCGGAAGCGTGCCACAAAACAACGACACCGACGCGAACGAAGACAACGGAGAACAATGTAGCGAACTTGACGAAATCGCCCTCGAGAACGAGTCCTGTCGTCAGTACCGGAAGCTCAACGAGTATAACATCTCCGTCCGAAAATAGTACAGATCATAAGGGAGACAA GATGTGCATATTTTGCCTTTCGAAGGGGCAGGGGTATTCGGAGGAAGGGCTGAATATTCATTATTGGAGAAGCTGTCCCATGCTGACGAAATGCGAATCGTGCAAGCAAGTGGTAGAAATTTCGTACTTGAATCTTCACTTGTTGA ACGAATGTGATATGCGAAGCAATTATGTGAAGTGCGAAACGTGCAAGCTAGCAATTCACGAGAACTCTTTCGACGAGCATAGGAAAAGTAATAAGTGTACAA AACCCATCGAGGGCTACGACCGTTGTCCACTCTGCTCGATTCTcgtgaatcaaaataaatggaGAGAGCATCTCATGGGTGATCATCCTTGTACAAATAACCCACGGAACAGATTATTAAAAAGCT GTTCGAAGTCTCCATCCAATTCTCAAAATCTTGGCGGGAAGATGACATCACcaaccagtagagattactaa
- the LOC143217159 gene encoding centrosomal protein of 104 kDa isoform X2 has protein sequence MPRKIGFHVVYATSEEDRHSSLELNVHGPTVRGWQSSRRCAYPQELILRLHGPTKLTRIQVLAHQYLIPEKLEIWTSVEENASVTTEFSYLGYITLSDNASTMYKSRELKSVALPETEAVSLKLRLHKPHSNAHNIYQQVGLIAINILGEPYGQELTGQGDAPYNPHYTSPYDDLAFEMYVDREVAKIIRQMEAKKLQAVEEERFEYASKLKVAMENLRKAGERLGKYELEKKYAIALEDYDKAKAKKAQAQQYRQQVYQSLEVQDLLEVHGPLEKNNQSSIEGKEPVSVDTTNTTTAPEDITSPPRLVIPPNRDGAISPTGPAHQPPVSPLHQKPNSPEVTDSPTNGVVERQNNCNKGSLRRKTKSAGPALRSSYEAYEERTIPALRHSHTNEFTRECHMENTETKVISKLNDREKKQAALPIAVFGMEMVEKFYSKQFTDKEEGLMQLKEELKTFDSEVSKHSANKTARATILLLHRALRDKVYSVYSLAAQLIRIFFSEFATDRVSSNEIARSVERLLPELLTKSGDTTPRIHNMAVHTILSMADCKCVRELHLIPVHLTRPVSSSTHQRLALSRLEMVEQLILNHGISTDKQSGLTCRTLSELGSSGLHHPAEAVRKVSERILVLVYKVNPRLVRKQLPPDDDITRRNLLYRQLFHEFDLIDLQRKKEAEACHKTTTPTRTKTTENNVANLTKSPSRTSPVVSTGSSTSITSPSENSTDHKGDKMCIFCLSKGQGYSEEGLNIHYWRSCPMLTKCESCKQVVEISYLNLHLLNECDMRSNYVKCETCKLAIHENSFDEHRKSNKCTKPIEGYDRCPLCSILVNQNKWREHLMGDHPCTNNPRNRLLKSCSKSPSNSQNLGGKMTSPTSRDY, from the exons ATGCCGAGAAAAATCGGATTCCACGTCGTGTACGCCACCA GCGAAGAGGACAGACACTCCTCGCTGGAACTGAACGTTCATGGACCGACGGTAAGGGGCTGGCAGAGTTCAAGAAGATGTGCATACCCTCAAGAACTCATTCTGCGACTACATGGACCGACGAAGTTGACTAGGATACAAGTGTTAGCTCACCAATATCTTATCC CGGAGAAGCTGGAAATATGGACATCAGTGGAGGAGAACGCGTCGGTTACGACGGAGTTCAGTTATTTGGGTTACATCACGTTGTCCGATAACGCTTCAACCATGTACAAAAGCAGGGAACTGAAGAGCGTCGCGCTTCCGGAAACGGAAGCAGTCTCCTTGAAGTTGAGACTACACAAACCGCACAGCAACGCGCACAATATTTATCAGCAG GTCGGTCTTATCGCTATCAACATCCTCGGCGAACCTTACGGCCAGGAGTTAACGGGTCAAGGGGACGCGCCGTACAATCCTCATTACACATCTCCCTATGACGATCTAGCCTTCGAAATGTACGTTGATCGCGAGGTAGCGAAAATCATCCGGCAGATGGAGGCGAAGAAACTACAGGCGGTCGAAG AGGAAAGGTTCGAGTACGCTTCGAAGCTGAAGGTAGCCATGGAAAATCTGAGGAAAGCCGGAGAACGCCTTGGGAAATACGAATTGGAGAAAAAGTATGCGATCGCGTTAGAGGATTACGATAAGGCCAAAGCGAAGAAAGCACAAGCGCAACAATATAGACAACAAGTATACCAAAGTTTGGAGGTGCAAGACTTGCTAGAAGTTCATGGC CCCCTGGAGAAAAACAACCAATCTTCGATAGAGGGTAAAGAGCCGGTTTCGGTGGATACTACAAACACTACTACAGCCCCCGAGGACATTACGTCTCCGCCGAGATTAGTAATACCACCCAATCGCGATGGAGCTATATCACCAACTGGTCCCGCTCATCAACCACCTGTTTCACCTCTGCATCAAAAGCCGAACAGCCCTG AAGTTACCGACAGTCCAACGAATGGAGTCGTCGAAAGACAGAACAATTGCAACAAGGGATCTCTCAGACGGAAAACAAAGTCGGCAGGACCGGCGCTTCGATCTAGTTATGAAGCTTACGAGGAGAGGACGATTCCTGCTTTGAGACA CTCGCACACGAACGAGTTCACAAGGGAATGCCACATGGAGAACACGGAGACCAAGGTGATCTCGAAGCTGAACGACAGGGAAAAGAAGCAGGCCGCGTTACCCATAGCTGTCTTCGGAATGGAAATG GTGGAGAAATTTTACTCGAAACAATTCACGGACAAGGAAGAAGGTTTGATGCAGCTGAAGGAGGAGCTGAAGACTTTCGATTCGGAAGTGTCGAAGCATTCTGCGAACAAAACGGCCAGAGCTACAATTTTGTTGCTGCACAGAGCTCTCAGGGACAAGGTCTACAGCGTGTACAGTCTGGCAGCGCAATTAATTAGGATTTTCTTTTCGGAGTTCGCGACAGACAG GGTATCGTCGAACGAAATCGCAAGAAGCGTGGAACGTCTTCTTCCGGAATTGTTAACTAAATCAGGCGACACTACTCCGAGAATCCACAACATGGCTGTGCACACGATACTGAGCATGGCCGACTGCAAGTGCGTTAGGGAATTGCATTTAATACCGGTGCATTTAACGAGGCCGGTCAGCAGTAGTACACACCAACGGCTAGCTCTCAGTAGGCTGGAGATGGTGGAGCAACTGATTCTCAACCATGGGATATCTACCGACAAACAAAG TGGACTCACGTGTCGAACCTTGTCGGAACTGGGTTCCTCGGGACTGCACCACCCGGCAGAAGCGGTCAGGAAAGTTTCGGAGAGGATCCTGGTGCTGGTATACAAAGTCAATCCTAGACTGGTCCGCAAGCAATTGCCTCCGGACGATGACATCACAAGAAGAAACTTGCTGTACCGTCAACTTTTCCACGAGTTCGATCTCATCGATCTTCAG AGGAAAAAGGAAGCGGAAGCGTGCCACAAAACAACGACACCGACGCGAACGAAGACAACGGAGAACAATGTAGCGAACTTGACGAAATCGCCCTCGAGAACGAGTCCTGTCGTCAGTACCGGAAGCTCAACGAGTATAACATCTCCGTCCGAAAATAGTACAGATCATAAGGGAGACAA GATGTGCATATTTTGCCTTTCGAAGGGGCAGGGGTATTCGGAGGAAGGGCTGAATATTCATTATTGGAGAAGCTGTCCCATGCTGACGAAATGCGAATCGTGCAAGCAAGTGGTAGAAATTTCGTACTTGAATCTTCACTTGTTGA ACGAATGTGATATGCGAAGCAATTATGTGAAGTGCGAAACGTGCAAGCTAGCAATTCACGAGAACTCTTTCGACGAGCATAGGAAAAGTAATAAGTGTACAA AACCCATCGAGGGCTACGACCGTTGTCCACTCTGCTCGATTCTcgtgaatcaaaataaatggaGAGAGCATCTCATGGGTGATCATCCTTGTACAAATAACCCACGGAACAGATTATTAAAAAGCT GTTCGAAGTCTCCATCCAATTCTCAAAATCTTGGCGGGAAGATGACATCACcaaccagtagagattactaa